One genomic segment of uncultured Desulfobacter sp. includes these proteins:
- a CDS encoding IS110 family transposase, with amino-acid sequence MAKNTGKKSKSGIENLNAIHPNAAGIDIGATEIYIAVPGDRSDDPVKCFDTFTDDLHDAARWLKSCDIDSIAMKSTGVYWIPVFQILDAYGFEVILVNARHVKNVPGRKTDVQDCQWLQYLHSVGLLRGSFRPAQDICAVRSLLRHRDNLVKSASSHIQHIQKSLTQMNLQIHNVISDITGVTGMAIIDAILAGERNPKKLAELKDRRIKATKQTIVKSLTGDYRREHLFTLEQTVQSYRNYRQLIMDCDVEIENHLKEFESRIYIDDIKPPPGKKGGRKPKANTPNFDVKTHMHRILGTDLTLIDGISELTAHVVFTEVGPDLSQFKTVGHFCSWLGLCPNNKISGGKVLSSHTRPGSNRLAHALRLSANSLWKSKSYLGDYFRRMRARHGAPKAITSTAHKLARIIYHLIKNKKAFDDSVFSEQEKTHQKRLKKRVINQAKSLGLEIVVA; translated from the coding sequence ATGGCAAAAAATACCGGGAAAAAGAGCAAAAGTGGAATTGAGAACCTGAATGCAATCCATCCTAACGCTGCTGGCATCGACATTGGTGCTACAGAGATCTACATCGCCGTCCCTGGTGATAGATCAGATGATCCGGTAAAATGTTTTGATACATTTACCGATGATTTGCATGACGCAGCCAGGTGGCTAAAAAGTTGCGATATTGATTCGATTGCCATGAAATCCACAGGCGTATACTGGATACCTGTTTTCCAAATTTTAGATGCATATGGATTTGAGGTTATCCTGGTTAACGCTAGACACGTTAAAAATGTGCCTGGCCGCAAAACTGATGTTCAGGATTGTCAATGGCTCCAATATCTTCATTCTGTCGGTTTGTTGCGAGGTTCATTCCGGCCTGCACAGGATATTTGCGCCGTCCGGTCCTTACTCAGGCACAGAGATAATCTGGTTAAATCCGCTTCTTCCCATATCCAGCATATTCAAAAATCTCTGACCCAGATGAATCTACAGATTCACAACGTCATCAGCGATATTACCGGCGTTACCGGAATGGCAATTATTGATGCAATTCTTGCCGGAGAGCGAAATCCTAAAAAATTAGCTGAATTGAAAGATCGACGGATAAAGGCCACAAAGCAGACAATTGTCAAATCGCTGACGGGAGATTATCGACGGGAGCATCTTTTTACACTTGAGCAGACAGTTCAATCCTATCGTAATTACCGCCAGTTGATCATGGATTGTGATGTTGAAATTGAAAACCATTTGAAAGAATTTGAATCCCGTATTTATATTGATGATATAAAACCGCCGCCTGGCAAAAAGGGCGGACGGAAACCAAAGGCCAATACGCCTAATTTTGATGTCAAAACCCACATGCATCGTATTCTGGGGACGGATTTAACACTGATAGATGGTATCAGCGAATTGACGGCCCACGTCGTATTCACCGAAGTTGGCCCGGATTTATCCCAATTTAAAACTGTCGGCCATTTCTGCTCTTGGCTCGGTTTATGTCCCAACAATAAAATCAGCGGTGGAAAAGTGCTTTCATCACATACCCGTCCCGGGTCCAATCGATTAGCTCACGCGCTTCGGCTTTCTGCTAACTCGCTTTGGAAAAGCAAATCATATCTCGGTGATTATTTCCGTAGAATGCGTGCCCGTCACGGCGCACCAAAAGCGATCACCTCCACCGCCCACAAATTGGCCCGCATCATCTATCACCTCATCAAGAACAAGAAAGCTTTCGATGATTCGGTTTTTTCTGAACAGGAAAAGACACATCAGAAGCGTTTGAAAAAGCGTGTAATAAATCAGGCTAAATCTCTTGGATTAGAGATAGTTGTGGCTTGA
- a CDS encoding IS1634 family transposase has translation MDSTSKDQEIFNKDKLQIITERVDDVPLLIAQMVRMGIPEIIDRHIPRHGNQRDLSWGWTTAIWMAYILTEGDHRKVSMSEYVKEMQHTLLRIAGRPIAALDFSDDRLAHLLKHLSNREYWSKIEDDFNKQSIEVYDLKPETIRCDATTVSADQAITEEGLVQFGHSKDNMKLPQIKLMSAALDPLGMPLASDVVSGEKADDGLYIPLINRVSDSLKKNGLLFSGDCKMSALETRAYLISSGHHYLCPLPLTGKTVDEMKTWINEGISKDQEKTLIPVFRENYKGIVVLAAKGYEFSRIQTFQKEVEEITWQERVFVVHSPAHARQQSAGLDIRLTKAKEKLEKLTPLPGRGRRQITDEAELVAAIAKIVKTHNVEDLLEVQFEKQVEQKMKYVGKGRGALNRETIVVEKVRYQITSVEKNQEKMADEKTRFGWKAFVTEMDFDKLSLHDAILSYRNEYRVERIFGRLKSRLNIAPLFVKKDDQIEGMTYLLTLCVRVLTLIEFVVRRSLKEEKTELPDMHPENRKKTTAKPSAERILKAFSKVNLTIICDMAGNIIMRSLKPLSNLQKQIIQKLELDSSIYTQLEI, from the coding sequence ATGGATTCGACATCAAAAGATCAAGAGATTTTCAACAAAGACAAACTTCAGATTATCACGGAACGAGTGGATGATGTGCCTTTGCTCATAGCACAAATGGTCAGAATGGGTATCCCGGAAATTATAGACAGACATATTCCAAGACATGGAAATCAAAGAGACCTTAGCTGGGGATGGACCACAGCCATATGGATGGCCTATATTCTGACTGAAGGCGACCACCGCAAGGTATCAATGAGTGAATATGTGAAAGAAATGCAACATACGTTGCTTCGCATAGCAGGGCGGCCAATAGCGGCGTTGGATTTCAGTGATGATCGTTTAGCCCATCTTTTGAAACATTTAAGCAATCGTGAATACTGGTCAAAGATAGAAGATGATTTCAATAAACAGTCAATAGAGGTGTATGATCTGAAGCCTGAAACAATCAGATGTGATGCAACGACTGTGAGTGCGGATCAGGCAATCACAGAAGAGGGATTGGTTCAGTTTGGTCATAGCAAAGACAATATGAAGTTACCTCAGATAAAATTGATGAGTGCGGCCTTGGACCCTTTGGGAATGCCGTTGGCTTCTGACGTCGTTTCTGGTGAAAAAGCCGACGATGGATTATATATTCCGCTAATAAACCGCGTCAGTGACAGTCTTAAAAAAAATGGATTATTGTTCTCAGGTGATTGTAAAATGAGTGCACTGGAGACCCGGGCTTATTTGATATCGTCAGGGCATCATTATTTATGCCCGCTGCCCTTGACCGGTAAAACTGTTGATGAAATGAAAACATGGATCAATGAAGGCATTTCCAAAGATCAGGAAAAAACCTTGATCCCTGTGTTTAGAGAGAACTATAAAGGGATAGTGGTTCTGGCAGCCAAAGGATATGAGTTCAGCCGCATTCAGACTTTTCAAAAAGAGGTTGAAGAAATAACCTGGCAGGAGCGGGTGTTCGTGGTTCATTCCCCTGCTCATGCCAGGCAACAATCAGCCGGTCTCGATATTCGGTTGACAAAAGCTAAAGAAAAACTTGAAAAATTAACTCCTTTACCGGGGCGAGGCAGACGTCAAATAACCGATGAGGCTGAACTTGTTGCGGCTATTGCCAAAATAGTCAAAACCCATAACGTTGAGGATCTACTGGAAGTCCAGTTTGAAAAACAGGTAGAACAAAAAATGAAGTATGTCGGTAAAGGAAGGGGTGCCCTTAACCGGGAAACCATCGTTGTAGAGAAAGTTCGTTATCAGATTACTTCTGTTGAAAAAAATCAGGAAAAAATGGCTGATGAAAAAACCCGGTTCGGCTGGAAAGCATTCGTCACAGAGATGGATTTTGATAAGCTTTCCCTGCATGATGCTATTTTGTCATATAGAAATGAATATCGAGTTGAACGTATCTTCGGCAGGCTAAAAAGTCGCCTCAACATAGCTCCGTTGTTTGTTAAAAAAGATGATCAGATTGAAGGTATGACATATCTACTCACCCTGTGTGTAAGGGTGCTGACTCTTATAGAATTTGTTGTTCGACGCTCATTGAAAGAAGAAAAGACTGAACTACCTGATATGCATCCTGAAAATCGTAAAAAGACTACAGCCAAACCTTCTGCGGAAAGAATCTTAAAGGCTTTTTCGAAAGTTAACCTTACTATTATATGCGACATGGCAGGAAATATTATTATGCGTTCATTGAAACCATTATCGAATTTGCAAAAACAAATTATCCAAAAGTTGGAATTAGACTCTTCTATTTATACGCAACTTGAAATTTAG